The nucleotide window TTGAGCGGTGAGGCCCCGGAGAGCAGCCCGACCACCGCGCCGGTGCCGAGCAGCGCGACCCCGACCATGGCGCAGGAGACGACGACGGCGGTGAGCCCCTCGGCTCCCAGTAGGTAGGGAATGACCGGGATGATCGCGCCCACCGCGAAGAAGACGAAGCTTGATCCGGCCGCGGTCCAGGCGGAGCCCACGATCGCGTGTTCGTCGGCGACCTCCTCCGGGTCGTGGGAGAGCTCGGGGTTGCAGTCGCAGTCGAAGACGCCGAGGCGCTCCAGCGCGCGATGCTCGGCGTCGCCCTCGCTCATGCCGCGCGCACGGTAGACCAGGATCAGCTCGTTGTGATCCAGATCCAGGTCCGGTGCGGCCCGGAGCGTCGCCTGGGTCGGGCGGGTGGCGTCGAGCAGCTCCCGCTGGCTGCGCACGGAGACGAACTCCCCGGCCGCCATGGAGAGGGCCCCGGCGAGGAGACCCGCCACCCCGGTGAGCAGGATGACGGTGGGTCCCACCCCGGTCCCACCCATGCCCACGATCAGCGCCAGATTCGAGACCAGCCCGTCATTGGCGCCGAAGACCGCAGCGCGGAATCCCCCGGAGAGCTTCTCTCTGCCGCGGGTGGCCAGCGCCCGGACGACCTCCTCATGGATCGCCTCATCGGCGGCCATGCGGGCGGTGGCATCGGAGTCGGTGTCGTAGGGGGACTCGCCCTCCGCGCGCTGGGCCAGGGCGAGGACGAAGACCGAGCCGAAGATCCGCGCCATCCAGCTGAGCACAACGCGGTGCGCAGACGGGGCGGGAAGCCGCTGAGCGTGCTCTCCCAACAGATCACGCCAGTGCTGTTCATGGCGCTTCTCCGCCGCCGCGAGCCCGAGCAGGATCTGACGCTCCTCGCCGCGCTTGCGCTCGGCGAGGTCCCGGTACAGCCGCCCCTCCGCCTGCTCGTCGGCCAGGTAGCGCCTCCATCGACGTATCTGGCGCGGCGTGGGGGTGCTCTGGTCACGCGGAGAATCCGCCGGGGTCTGCGATGAGTGGCTCACTGAAGCCATTCTCCCCGGCAGGCCGGCGTTCATGGAGCCGTGGACGGCCTGTGACGAAGTTCAGGAATGGCTAAACCTGCTCAGCCGCGGGGCGACCGACGACGCCGGAGGCTCGCCTGGGTGATCAGCCGCCGAGCAGCGGGGGAGTCCACACCCGGGGCCAGCCCCAGGTAGTCCGGAGCCAGATGGTCCGCCCCACGAGCCTCGATGCTGTGACCGTGCGCCAGGTAACGTCCACCGGCGCGGCGCAGGATGAGCATGCCGGCGGCGACGTCCCAGGGATTGGTGTCCACTCCCAGCACCACATCGGCCCACCCCGCGGCCGCGTGACACAGCTCAAGCGCACCGGAGACCACCCGGCGCACCGTGGAGAAGGTGCTGACCATCTCTGCGAAGGCCTCGAGCGCGGCGCTTCCCTCCTGGGTGAGCACCTCCGCGGAGGGGTAGCTGGTCATCAGGTTGAGGCTCTGCTCGGGGCGCGGCCGGTCGGTGCGCGCCAGCGGGGGTTCCAGCCGCAGCTCCGTCTCCGCGGTGGTGAGATAGGCGCCGTCGTCGTCGGCGGAGAAGGTGAGCCGGTTCACCGGATCGTGGACCACACCGGCGATCACCTCGCCCGCGTACACCGCGGCGATGGAGATGGAGAACATGGCAAAGCCGTGGGCAAAGTTGCTCGTGCCGTCGATCGGATCGACGATCCACTCCAGCGTGCCGCTCCCACGCGCGCCCCGTTCCTCCCCCGTGACCCAGGAGCCCGGGACGGCCTCGGTCAGCGCGCGGGAGAGCGCGTCCTCGGTGGCGGCGTCGTGACGGGTGAGCAGGTCGTGGCTGCTCGTCTTGGTGGTGACGACAAGCTCCGCCGGGGTCCGCGTGCGGAACGCCTCCACCAGGGGGAGCCCCACCTGCTGGGCGGCACGAGCGGCGATCAGGCGCAGTTCGCGCGCCTGCGGTCGGCCGGGTTCAGGGGTGCAGATGGGCTCAGGGTTGTTCGTCACCTGTTCACCCTATCCATCAGCCGCCGAGGCGGTGCGCCTGCGCCCAAGCCGGTATGATCGGGCCGATGACGCATCCGGAGCACACCGAGGTCCTGCAGGACACCGCCGCTGTCCGCCGCCACTACAGCGACCGCACCCGCAACCGGGTGATGAAGACCGAGGACACCTGGCACCAGTTCCGCCTCGGGCTCGCCCGGCGCCGCGGCCAGAACGTCACCATGCTCTCGATGACCGGCTATGGCTGCCGCCGCTGGGTCAGGATCTTCTCCCGGGTCGTGATGGCCCCGGACTCCGACTTCGAGAACGGACTGCGCGTGGCCAAGGTCATCGCCGATGGAGTCCGTGGCTGGCGGAACTTCATCTCCGCCCCGGTTCCCTTCGCCGAGCTGACCGTGGAGATCGCCGGCAGAGAGTTCAGCGTGGTCGCTGACCGCGGAGGCGTGGTCGACGCGGTGGTCGAGACCGACCTGGAGCCCGGCTGGCAGCAGGTCAGACTGCATGCCCCGGGCAGCGAGTCCACCACCGCAGACGTCCACATCATCGACGACTCGACCTACACCGGCGTGGTCTGCGACATCGATGACACCGTCGTGGTCACCACCCTCCCGCGTCCGCTGCTGGCAGCCTGGAACTCCTTCGTGCTGGACGAGCACGCCCGCACGCCCACCCCGGGGATGGCGGTGATGATGGAACGGCTGATGGTCAACCACCCCGGCTCCCCGGTCATCTACATCTCCACCGGGGCATGGAATGTGGCGCAGACCCTCACCCGTTTCCTCACGCGCAACCTCTACCCGAAGGGGCCGCTGCTGCTCACGGACTGGGGCCCGACCGCAGATCGTTGGTTCCGCTCCGGCAAGCTGCACAAGGTCCAGCAGCTGGAGCGGCTGGCCCAGGACTTCCCGGAGATGTCCTGGGTGCTCATCGGGGACGACGGGCAGCATGATCCTGGCATCTACGCCGATTTCGTCCGCCGGCACCCCGAACACGTGACCGCCGTGATCATCCGCGAGCTGACCTACTCCGAGGCCATGCTCGCTGGTGGTCGCGCGGAGGACCCGGCCGGCAACGATCTGCTGAACTACGGTGACCCGGCCGAGCCCCACGACGCGGTCCAGCTGGCCGGGGAGCGCCGGATCCCGTGGATCTATGGTCCCGACGGCAAGGACATCGCCGCGAAGCTCTCCGCCCACGGCCTGCTCTCCAGCTGACCCGATCGGTCAGCTCACCGGTGCGGCCTCCGCGGCAGTGGTGCCGGAGCGCCGCGGCCTGGTGCGCAGCGAGCGGACCCGGCGGTTGACCTCGACCGCCCGGGAGTAGTGTCCGATGAGCTCATTGGACACCGCCTCCCAGGTGCGATCCTGCACCGTCTCGAAGGCATTGCGCCCGAACGTGCTCCGCGTGGAGTCCTCGGCGAGCAGATGTTCGACCGCCGAGCGCATGCCGCCGAGGTCACCCGGACGGTAGAGCCATCCGGTGCGGCCGACGTCGACCAGGTCCAGCGGACCGCCGCGACCCACTGCCACGACCGGCACGGCGGCCGCCATGGCCTCCTGGATGGTCTGACAGAAGGTCTCGGCCTCACCCGGGTGCACGAAGACGTCCAGGCTGGCCACGTGGCGGCCCAGCTCGTCCCCTGACTGGAAGCCGGCGAAATGCGCCCGGGGAAGGCGACGGCGCAGCGCCTCCTCCTGGGGCCCGGAGCCGATGATCACCAGGCGGGAGCCGGGGATGGCGTCGAGCACCTGCAGATCCTCGATCTGCTTCTCGGCCGCGAGTCGACCCACGAAGCCGATCAGCTTCTCCCCGGTGCTGCTGATCTGCGCGCGAAGCTCCGCGCTGCGACGCTCCGGGGTGAACCGTGCCGTGTCCACGCCGCGCCGCCAGGTCTTGAGCCGCTTGATCCCTCGCCGGGAAAGCTGCTCCCGGCAGAAGGAGGACGGCACCAGGGTCAGCGTGGAGCTGGTGTGCATCCGGTCCACGTGCTGCCAGAGCAGCTCCGTGGCCCAGGGCAGCCGATAGCGGGCCGCGTAGGTGGGGACCTCCGTCTGATAGATCGAGACGGTGGGGATTCCCAGCGCCTCCGCCGCCTGGATCGCGCGCCAGCCCAGCACGAACGGGGAGGCCACATGCACCACGTCGGGTCGGATCTCAGCGAGGAGGTGGCGGATGCGCGTCACGAATCCGGCCGCGACCCGGACCTTCGGATAATCCGGCAGCGGAAGCGAAGGCACCCGGATCACGGGGAAGCCCTCACAGCGCTCTCGCCCGGCGTGCCCCAGCTCGGTCCGCGGAGGGACCTCGAACATGGTGTCGGAGGGGGCGATGACCGTGACGTCATCGCCGCGTCGGCGAAGATGTGCGAGCACATGGAGCACGGAGTTTGTCACGCCGTTCATGTGCGGGAGGAACGATTCTGTCACCACAACAACTCTCACGCCTTCAGGCTAGGAACCCCGGACGAGCCCAGGCCGTCGTCGTCGTGACGAGCCCGTGAACAGCACAGAAACCTTTCCCGGTGCAGCGGCTAAGGTGATCTGGTGGAAACCCTGATCCCTGCCGCCGTCGTCGGCCTCGTCCTGCTCGCCGCCGTGATCCAGCGTCTGGTGGGGCTCGGCTTCGGCATGGTGATGGCGCCGTTCCTGGTGGTGCTCATCGGCGCCCACGAGGGCGTGATGCTGGTGAACTTCCTGAGCATCTTCGCGCCCATGCTGGTGCTGCCGCGTATCTGGGGTGACATCGAGTGGCGCAAGGTGCTCTGGGTGGGCCTGCCGGCGCTGGCGATCATGCCGCTGGCGGCCTGGGTCTCGGTGAACTCTCCCTCGGGGCCGCTCTATGTGGTCGTGGCGACCCTGGTGATTCTCGGACTGATCACCTCGATGCTGCTGAGCCGCATCACCTTCGAGGCCGATGGGCCGACGACGCGCCTGATCGCCGGCGTGGGGGCTGGAGCAGGCACCGTCATCGCCGGGGTCGGAGGCCCCGCGATGACCATCTATGCCGTCGTGGCGCGCTGGCCGATCATGGCCATGATCGCCACGCTGCAGCCGATCTGGATCCTGCTGTCCATGGGGTCCTTCGGGATCAAATGGGCGTTCGACGACGGCGCCCTGCCGGGCCTGCCGATCTGGGCGTGGGCGGGGTCCGTGGCGGCGATCATCGCTGGCATCTTCATCGGAGAATGGCTGCAGCGGCGCATCGACGAGGCGCTGGTCCGCCGGCTCGTGCTGATCCTGGCGTTCATCGGGTCGATCATGGCGCTGATCACCGGACTGCGACTCATCTTCGGCTGAGGCCTGTTGTTCCCGCCGTTGTCCAGAACCTGCTGAGACCATAGGACCGATGGCCACCACCGACACCAGACCCAGCAGTCAGGCGAGCCCTGCCGCAGACCCGTCCGAGCCAGCACGACGGCGCCGCTTCAGCCTGCCGACACCTCCGCTGTGGCTCGTGGGACTGGCCGAGGCGGTGCAGATTCTGCTCATCACGGCTGTGCTGGTGGGCCTGCCGGTGCTGGCCATGAGTCTCGCCGGCGGCTTCTCCGCGGTGGACATCGAATTCGTCCTGACCCTGGCGGCGCAGTCATGGCTGGTGCTCCACGGCACCCCCGTGGAACTGGTGCTCGCACTCGATCCCGGCGCCCTGGGCGGGGCGGTGGAGGTTCCAGAGGGCGGCTGGTTCCATCTGGTGCCGCTGGGCCTGACCCTGATCCCGATCTGGCTCGGGTGGCGTGCGGGCGCTCGGATCGCCCGCGGTTCCTACTCGGACCAGCTCTGGCAGGGGCTGCTGCCGCTGGCACTGGGCTACGGAGCCGGAGCTGCCGGCATCGCCTGGGTGGCGCAGTCCGAGACCTTCCAGGTGATGCCGTGGGTGGCGGCCCTGTGCGGCGTGCTGCTGATGAGTCTGGCCGCGCTCGCAGGCTGCTACGCGGAGGCGCGCAGCGCCGCGCGGATGATCGGCATGGACCTCGAGGCGCGGGTGGAGGAGCTCTCCCAGCAGCTGCGCTGGGCCGGCTCCTACGCCTGGGCCGCAGCGCGTGCCGGACTCGTCGGCTTCATCGCCGCCTGTGGACTGTCGGCGTTGCTGCTGGCGGCACAGCTGGGGCTGAAGTGGATGGAGATCGCGAACGTCTATGAGCAGCTCAACCCCGGGCTCTTCGGCGTTCTCGGACTGACGCTGCTGCATCTGGGACTCGCCCCGAACCTGGTGCTGTGGGCGCTGTCCTACTCCACCGGTGCCGGCTTCTCGCTGGGCACCGGGACGTTGGTGTCCCCCTGGGGCACCGAGCTGGGCTCCGTACCGGCCGTGCCGGTGCTGGCTGCACTTCCGGGAGGAGCAGAGCCCTACGCGCTGGGGGTGCTCGCACTGCCGGTGCTGGCCGGCGTCGTCGCCGGATGGTGGCTCATGCGGGAGGGGGAGAACCATCTGGACGACTGGTTCGCCCTGCGGATCTCCTGGCGCCCGCTCTCAGTCGGCCTCTCCACGCTCTCTCTGGGAGTGCTGACCGGCCTGGTGACGGCGCTGTTGGCGGTGGGCCCGCTGTGGCTCTCGCACATCTCGCTGGGGGTCGGGCGGATGACCGACATCGGGCCCCATGCGCTGATCGGCGCAGGTCTGCTCGGAGCCTGGGTCGCGCTCGGTGCCGTGCTGGGCTACGGCATCTCGCTGGGTCTGCAGCGCGCCAGGCGGCGTACCGGACGGGTGAGCTGAACGCTCAGCGCCCGATGCCGGGCACCGAGTTGAGCATGCCGTCCTCATAGTCGAGCAGACAGCGGTTCATCGAGCGTTCGGTCAGCGCGCTGCTGCGGCACTCATCGAAGTCCTCGGTGGCCTCCCAGAAGATCGCCTGAGAGACCCCGGTGAACGCGAAGATCCCGCAGCACAGCAGCACGGCGATCGCACTGATATGCATCAGCACCGGCAGACGTCGGCGCAGACATTGGACCAGCAGCACGATCGCTCCGGCGAGACCCGCGACGCCGGCCACCACCGCGAGCAGACGCCAGGGCAGCGGCAGCTGCAGGCCCAGGTAGCTCAGCAGCAGCGCAAGCACCAGCCATCCGGAGAAGCGTCCGTAGAAGCGGAGCGTGGTCTCGTCGAGATCCGTGGTGCGTGGCGTGGCGGGGGGAGTCGTGCTCATGGATCACCACCCTATCCGGGTGCTGCGTGGACCCGAAGTAGGCTGGGGGAATGCGCATAGTGGTCCTGGTCTCCGGTTCGGGGACGAATCTTCAAGCCGTCATCGACGCCGTGCACGAGGGTCGTCTGGACCTCGAGATCGCCGCCGTGGGAACCGATGTTCCCGGGTGTGGGGGAGTGCAGCGTGCCGAGTCGGCAGGCATCCCCACCTTCGCGGTGCCGCTGACCAAGGGCGGGGACCGCTCCGCCTGGAACCGCGAACTCTGCGCGGCGGTGCAGCAGCACGGTCCCGACCTCGTGGTCTCCTCGGGATTCATGCGCATCCTCGGGGCTGAGTTTCTTCAGGGCGTGGGGGTGCCGATCATCAACACCCACCCTGCGCTGCTGCCGAGCTTTCCCGGTGCCCATGCAGTGCGCGATGCCCTGGCGCACGGGGTCCGGATCACTGGATGCACCGTGCACCAGGTCGACGCCGGGGTGGACACCGGCCCCATCATCGCCCAGGAGGCGGTGCAGGTGAGACCCGGGGATGACCAGGACTCGCTGCACGAACGCATCAAGGCCGCGGAGCGGAGACTGCTGGTGCACACCCTGAGTGAGATCGCCGGGGGAACGCTCAGCGTGGGGTAGATCCCCCATAGGGGTTGTCCCGCGGGTCCTGGTTCGGTGCGCCGGAATTCGCGTCCGGGTGGTGCGGACCCGGCTGGTACGGGCCCTGCTGATACGGATTCTGCTGGTCAGGATCGGAGTTGTAGGGACCTGGCTGGTACGGCGCCTGCTGGTCAGGACCGGGGTTGTACGGATCTGGCTGGTACGGGCCCTGCTGATACGGCCCCGCCTGGTACGGCGCCTGCTGGTAAGGATGCTGCTGAGGAGCGCCTGGCTGTCCCGGGCCGGAGCCATAGGGCCGCTGCTTCCAGGCCTTGCGGCTGCGGATGTAGTTGTTGCTGGCGGGCAGCCACAGGGCGACGATCGCCGCGAGGCTCAGCGCCGTGACGATCAGGTTGAGCGCTCCGAAGAAGATCAGAAAGACGCTGCCGGCGAGGAAGATCGTGGCCAGGATGCGGCCCACGTTGCCGGTCATGGTCCCCACGAAGGCGAACACCGCGTAGAGCACTGCCAGCACGATGCCGCCGAGCAGCACCATGACTCCCACGACATAGAGCATGTCCTCCACGGTGACCTGCTCGGCCTCGGGGCCCTGCTGTGCCTGGGCCTCCTCGAACGCCTCTGTCCAGAAGGGACCGATGTCCGCAGGATTGATCGAGATGAAGTTCAGGAAGCTCATGATGCTCAGTGTCAGTGCGGCCGCGCCGGCCAGCAGCATGAGCACCAGGGCGAGGATCATCGTCATCGGTCGCTTCGGCTTCTGGGCCGGGGCGGGCTGACCACCGGGGTGCGCCATCCCCGAACCGGACTGCTGCACGGAGTACCCGGCAGGCGCAGCTGGGTAATGGGCCGCAGGGTTCTGAGGCTGACCATAGGTGGTCTGCGAAGTGTCTGGCTGCGGCTGGGGGTGGTGTCCCGGCTCTCCGGGCGCTGGATTGCGCTGGCCCCAGCGCGGCTGCTCCGGCGGGTGGTTTCCCTCGGGGGTGCTGCTCATGAAAGTTCCCTCCTCCGCGACCGAGCCGACGGAACACATGGACTGTGCTCCGCAGGTTCGGACGCTGCCGGTCTGATCTCAGCCCTACTGTATCGGCGTCACCTGGCCCACCACACCGTGCACGTCTCGCCCCCGGTGACACAGGACACGTCAGGAGTGGGGATCAGCGGTGAAACTCTGCAAGACTGAGAACTATGCAACGTCGGGACACGAAGGATCTACGCAGGTCGGCACAGTCGGTCTCCACCGTGCATCTGGTACGCCACGGGGAAGTCCACAACCCGCAGAGAGTCCTCTACGGGCGCCTCCCCGGGTTCGGGCTCTCCGATCTCGGGCACCAGATGGCTCAGGGCATCGCCGAACACTTCCACGACCGAGCCGAGGCCGGTCGGCCGGTGCACCTGCTGGCCGCCTCGCCGCTGCAGCGTGCCCAGGAGACGGTGGCCCCCATCGCCGAACGGCTGGGGCTTCCGGTCACCGTGGAGGAGCGGGTGCTCGAGGCCGAGAACGCCTTCGAGGGACTCTCCGAGGTCAAGCGCCAGCTGCGAAACCCTCGCTGGTGGCCGCTGCTGGTCAATCCCATGCGACCCTCCTGGGGTGAACCCTATAAATCCCAGGTCAGCCGAGTGCTCGCAGCAGTCAAAGACCTCTCAGACCAGGCCGTTGCGGCTCACGGAGAAGGCGCTGAGGTGGTGATCGTCGCCCACCAGCTGCCCATCTGGGTGACCCGGCTCTGGGCCGAGGACCGTCCGCTCTGGCACGACCCGCGGGACCGCGAATGTTCAC belongs to Nesterenkonia halotolerans and includes:
- a CDS encoding VIT1/CCC1 transporter family protein, encoding MASVSHSSQTPADSPRDQSTPTPRQIRRWRRYLADEQAEGRLYRDLAERKRGEERQILLGLAAAEKRHEQHWRDLLGEHAQRLPAPSAHRVVLSWMARIFGSVFVLALAQRAEGESPYDTDSDATARMAADEAIHEEVVRALATRGREKLSGGFRAAVFGANDGLVSNLALIVGMGGTGVGPTVILLTGVAGLLAGALSMAAGEFVSVRSQRELLDATRPTQATLRAAPDLDLDHNELILVYRARGMSEGDAEHRALERLGVFDCDCNPELSHDPEEVADEHAIVGSAWTAAGSSFVFFAVGAIIPVIPYLLGAEGLTAVVVSCAMVGVALLGTGAVVGLLSGASPLKRGLRQLGIGLGAAAVTYLLGSVLGVTVA
- a CDS encoding inositol monophosphatase family protein, with the protein product MTNNPEPICTPEPGRPQARELRLIAARAAQQVGLPLVEAFRTRTPAELVVTTKTSSHDLLTRHDAATEDALSRALTEAVPGSWVTGEERGARGSGTLEWIVDPIDGTSNFAHGFAMFSISIAAVYAGEVIAGVVHDPVNRLTFSADDDGAYLTTAETELRLEPPLARTDRPRPEQSLNLMTSYPSAEVLTQEGSAALEAFAEMVSTFSTVRRVVSGALELCHAAAGWADVVLGVDTNPWDVAAGMLILRRAGGRYLAHGHSIEARGADHLAPDYLGLAPGVDSPAARRLITQASLRRRRSPRG
- a CDS encoding App1 family protein, giving the protein MTHPEHTEVLQDTAAVRRHYSDRTRNRVMKTEDTWHQFRLGLARRRGQNVTMLSMTGYGCRRWVRIFSRVVMAPDSDFENGLRVAKVIADGVRGWRNFISAPVPFAELTVEIAGREFSVVADRGGVVDAVVETDLEPGWQQVRLHAPGSESTTADVHIIDDSTYTGVVCDIDDTVVVTTLPRPLLAAWNSFVLDEHARTPTPGMAVMMERLMVNHPGSPVIYISTGAWNVAQTLTRFLTRNLYPKGPLLLTDWGPTADRWFRSGKLHKVQQLERLAQDFPEMSWVLIGDDGQHDPGIYADFVRRHPEHVTAVIIRELTYSEAMLAGGRAEDPAGNDLLNYGDPAEPHDAVQLAGERRIPWIYGPDGKDIAAKLSAHGLLSS
- a CDS encoding glycosyltransferase family 4 protein, which encodes MRVVVVTESFLPHMNGVTNSVLHVLAHLRRRGDDVTVIAPSDTMFEVPPRTELGHAGRERCEGFPVIRVPSLPLPDYPKVRVAAGFVTRIRHLLAEIRPDVVHVASPFVLGWRAIQAAEALGIPTVSIYQTEVPTYAARYRLPWATELLWQHVDRMHTSSTLTLVPSSFCREQLSRRGIKRLKTWRRGVDTARFTPERRSAELRAQISSTGEKLIGFVGRLAAEKQIEDLQVLDAIPGSRLVIIGSGPQEEALRRRLPRAHFAGFQSGDELGRHVASLDVFVHPGEAETFCQTIQEAMAAAVPVVAVGRGGPLDLVDVGRTGWLYRPGDLGGMRSAVEHLLAEDSTRSTFGRNAFETVQDRTWEAVSNELIGHYSRAVEVNRRVRSLRTRPRRSGTTAAEAAPVS
- a CDS encoding TSUP family transporter, coding for METLIPAAVVGLVLLAAVIQRLVGLGFGMVMAPFLVVLIGAHEGVMLVNFLSIFAPMLVLPRIWGDIEWRKVLWVGLPALAIMPLAAWVSVNSPSGPLYVVVATLVILGLITSMLLSRITFEADGPTTRLIAGVGAGAGTVIAGVGGPAMTIYAVVARWPIMAMIATLQPIWILLSMGSFGIKWAFDDGALPGLPIWAWAGSVAAIIAGIFIGEWLQRRIDEALVRRLVLILAFIGSIMALITGLRLIFG
- a CDS encoding cell division protein PerM — encoded protein: MATTDTRPSSQASPAADPSEPARRRRFSLPTPPLWLVGLAEAVQILLITAVLVGLPVLAMSLAGGFSAVDIEFVLTLAAQSWLVLHGTPVELVLALDPGALGGAVEVPEGGWFHLVPLGLTLIPIWLGWRAGARIARGSYSDQLWQGLLPLALGYGAGAAGIAWVAQSETFQVMPWVAALCGVLLMSLAALAGCYAEARSAARMIGMDLEARVEELSQQLRWAGSYAWAAARAGLVGFIAACGLSALLLAAQLGLKWMEIANVYEQLNPGLFGVLGLTLLHLGLAPNLVLWALSYSTGAGFSLGTGTLVSPWGTELGSVPAVPVLAALPGGAEPYALGVLALPVLAGVVAGWWLMREGENHLDDWFALRISWRPLSVGLSTLSLGVLTGLVTALLAVGPLWLSHISLGVGRMTDIGPHALIGAGLLGAWVALGAVLGYGISLGLQRARRRTGRVS
- the purN gene encoding phosphoribosylglycinamide formyltransferase; translated protein: MRIVVLVSGSGTNLQAVIDAVHEGRLDLEIAAVGTDVPGCGGVQRAESAGIPTFAVPLTKGGDRSAWNRELCAAVQQHGPDLVVSSGFMRILGAEFLQGVGVPIINTHPALLPSFPGAHAVRDALAHGVRITGCTVHQVDAGVDTGPIIAQEAVQVRPGDDQDSLHERIKAAERRLLVHTLSEIAGGTLSVG
- a CDS encoding histidine phosphatase family protein; its protein translation is MQRRDTKDLRRSAQSVSTVHLVRHGEVHNPQRVLYGRLPGFGLSDLGHQMAQGIAEHFHDRAEAGRPVHLLAASPLQRAQETVAPIAERLGLPVTVEERVLEAENAFEGLSEVKRQLRNPRWWPLLVNPMRPSWGEPYKSQVSRVLAAVKDLSDQAVAAHGEGAEVVIVAHQLPIWVTRLWAEDRPLWHDPRDRECSLTSVTSLHLGHDGVESVSYAEPNRELLKDAANLPGA